In Ogataea parapolymorpha DL-1 chromosome I, whole genome shotgun sequence, the following are encoded in one genomic region:
- a CDS encoding oxidoreductase, short chain dehydrogenase/reductase family: protein MTYKSYNPLATITDPAPASPSSIKAGLDLKNRTYFVTGGARGLGLSLITAILEAGGSAVALDLLPEPLTEEWAAAQALAKENGGSLSFNTLDVTSEPAVELLLPRLAQEAAQAGRPVHGLVNCAGINQKLPAIDYPVELYRKIVDINFVGSFIMAKHTAKILVAERTPGSIVLIGSMSGIIANRGLENTAYNTSKAAVLQLARSLCQEWGQYGIRINTISPGYIITAMTQELLDVEPELYETWMRGAMLNRLGAPDDFKTAAVFLLGDGSRFMTGSDLRIDGGHCAGA from the coding sequence ATGACGTACAAGTCCTATAATCCTCTCGCCACTATCACCGATCCTGCTCCCGCCTCGCCGTCCTCCATTAAAGCGGGCCTGGATCTGAAAAACAGGACCTACTTTGTCACCGGCGGCGCCCGTGGCCTCGGCTTGAGCCTTATCACTGCCATTTTAGAGGCCGGCGGCAGCGCAGTGGCTCTGGACCTGCTGCCAGAGCCCCTCACCGAAGAGTGGGCCGCTGCACAGGCGCTCGCCAAGGAAAACGGCGGGTCTCTCTCGTTCAACACGCTCGACGTCACCAGTGAGCCGGCCGTGGAGTTGCTGCTACCCCGGCTCGCTCAGGAGGCCGCCCAAGCAGGCAGACCGGTTCACGGCCTGGTGAACTGCGCCGGCATCAACCAGAAGCTGCCAGCTATCGACTACCCCGTCGAGCTGTACCGGAAAATCGTTGATATCAACTTTGTGGGCTCGTTCATCATGGCCAAGCACACGGCCAAGATTCTTGTAGCAGAACGGACGCCAGGCTCGATCGTCCTGATTGGGTCGATGTCCGGCATTATCGCGAACCGTGGGCTTGAAAATACGGCGTACAACACGTCCAAGGCCGCCGTGCTGCAGCTCGCGCGGTCATTGTGCCAGGAATGGGGCCAGTACGGTATCCGTATCAACACCATCTCGCCGGGTTATATTATAACTGCCATGACccaggagctgctggacgtgGAACCCGAGCTGTACGAGACGTGGATGCGCGGTGCAATGCTTAACCGCCTGGGCGCTCCCGACGACTTCAAGACGGCCGCCGTGTTTCTGCTCGGCGACGGGTCGCGGTTCATGACCGGCTCTGACCTTAGAATTGACGGCGGCCACTGTGCTGGTGCATAA
- a CDS encoding Conserved hypothetical membrane protein: protein MNWLRFALAGWLFSHIASTSEQLLSVEESIAIFKEEEPALRESLWFLTDYKPAPDDQVHLALDVDYYDEADNIKKKYWNSKLSERQLHALDSLHRLADEHNDTDATYLLAQINLFGNYSLPTNATQTLHYHQKMVQLAPNSTSNYLLGFIYATGLFGKLDMDQGRALLHYQIAADQGEIRAAMALAYRYYKGISVEQNLMLALYYYGMVAHECFEFIKNGPIGGPNIDHFNFRIYDLQGGLYGSGASETTPIVPSTFKEVVEYEDFTDVDFQSSSYKDKARSVRHYYDGNYWRPRDYNTAFEIAQECATRGIQLRPVQDVLDDRIDRKLSVSRTLIQSVGQCCSDLGHMYLRGEGTEIDLEAARVWLERGVKLANSAEASVDLGLLYELMDDEDHRAQAFELYNSASYASARALYHRAKILIRSDFEAGLGQLITAAYRNVPEAKYQAAQMKELQYEPGKEEGILVFYKAFVEHMEPVVCDLQWAFHQLLNRNHEQALIGYAMAAEQGFEPAQSSTAFLLYSPVGYLEEPPRVPFERFQSSLNYYRRAHQQQNLDAGVFLGDIYYNGLKNSQIGKSSEKGEYAVEPDYNTAFSYYLSAAAKGSLQARFNLGYMYEMGIGLSQDFHLAKRYYDQMFEINQKPSLAAQLSLLRLWLKIWWYGEKTAEDSDVQQPTSRTWDDWVQMYTRLRNERRETSAQEQLANAPNRAGPDSNFIFESTFENGNADIFFLIAFASIFLLVMLNRWRLLRQRRPGEPDDEPEDEPNVRFRVILL, encoded by the coding sequence ATGAACTGGCTTCGTTTCGCTTTAGCAGGCTGGCTTTTTTCCCACATAGCCAGCACcagcgagcagctgctttCAGTCGAAGAAAGCATAGCCATCttcaaagaggaagagccgGCGCTTCGAGAAAGCCTATGGTTTCTTACTGATTATAAACCTGCACCAGACGACCAAGTCCACTTGGCTCTAGACGTGGACTACTACGATGAGGCAGACAACataaagaaaaaatactGGAACTCGAAGCTCTCAGAACGCCAATTGCATGCCCTCGATTCCTTGCACCGTCTGGCCGACGAACACAATGACACCGACGCTACCTATCTCCTGGCCCAGATCAACCTATTTGGCAACTACTCGCTGCCGACGAACGCAACACAGACATTACATTACCATCAAAAAATGGTCCAGCTGGCGCCCAACTCGACCTCAAACTACCTGCTGGGCTTCATCTACGCAACCGGactttttggcaagctggACATGGACCAAGGCAGAGCGCTGCTCCACTACCAGATTGCCGCCGACCAGGGTGAGATCCGTGCAGCTATGGCATTGGCATATAGATATTACAAGGGCATCTCTGTGGAACAGAACCTGATGCTGGCTCTGTACTATTACGGCATGGTTGCGCACGAATGCTTTGAGTTTATCAAGAACGGGCCAATCGGCGGACCCAACATCGATCACTTCAACTTCCGCATTTACGACCTTCAGGGGGGCTTGTATGGCTCAGGAGCGAGCGAAACAACACCCATTGTTCCTTCCACATTTAAAGAGGTGGTTGAGTATGAGGACTTCACAGACGTTGATTTCCAGTCCTCTTCCTACAAAGACAAAGCACGCTCCGTCCGACACTACTACGACGGCAACTACTGGAGACCGCGCGACTACAACACAGCCTTTGAGATTGCCCAAGAATGCGCAACTCGCGGAATCCAGCTGAGGCCTGTCcaggacgtgctggacgatAGAATCGACCGCAAATTATCGGTTTCGCGGACTCTCATCCAGAGTGTTGGCCAGTGCTGTTCGGATCTGGGCCACATGTACCTCAGAGGCGAAGGCACGGAAATCGACCTGGAGGCTGCCAGAGTTTGGCTGGAGAGGGGCGTGAAATTAGCCAACTCGGCGGAAGCCAGCGTAGATCTCGGACTTCTCTACGAATTGATGGATGACGAAGATCACCGCGCGCAAGCGTTTGAGCTCTACAACTCTGCAAGTTATGCGTCTGCTAGAGCTCTGTACCATCGAGCTAAGATCCTCATAAGAAGCGACTTTGAGGCCGGACTGGGCCAGCTCATTACAGCAGCATACAGGAACGTTCCCGAGGCAAAATACCAGGCTGCACAGATGAAGGAGCTCCAATACGAGCCAggcaaagaagaaggaatCCTAGTGTTCTACAAGGCCTTTGTGGAGCACATGGAACCGGTTGTTTGCGATTTGCAGTGGGCcttccaccagctgctgaacagaAACCATGAACAGGCTCTTATTGGATACGCCATGGCTGCAGAGCAAGGATTTGAGCCCGCACAGTCATCCACGGCATTTCTTCTTTATTCGCCTGTCGGATATCTTGAGGAGCCTCCTAGAGTACCGTTCGAGCGGTTCCAAAGCTCGCTAAATTACTACAGACGTGCACACCAGCAACAAAATTTGGACGCGGGagtttttcttggagatATCTACTATAACGGGCTCAAAAACTCACAGATCGGAAAGTCGTCAGAAAAGGGAGAGTATGCTGTCGAGCCAGATTACAACACGGCTTTTTCGTACTACCTttcggcagcagcaaagGGCAGTCTACAGGCCAGATTCAATCTCGGCTACATGTACGAAATGGGTATTGGGCTGAGCCAGGACTTCCATCTGGCCAAAAGGTACTATGACCAGATGTTCGAGATAAACCAGAAACCTTCTTTAGCTGCTCAGCTGTCTCTTCTGCGTCTCTGGCTGAAGATCTGGTGGTATGGCGAGAAAACCGCTGAAGATTCGGACGTTCAACAGCCTACGAGCAGAACGTGGGACGATTGGGTGCAGATGTACACGAGACTCAGAAATGAGAGACGCGAAACCTCTGCgcaggagcagctggctAACGCACCCAACAGAGCCGGGCCAGACTCGAACTTTATTTTCGAGAGCACTTTCGAGAACGGCAACGCAGACATCTTTTTCTTAATCGCGTTTGCATCGATCTTCCTGCTAGTCATGCTGAATCGGTGGCGGCTTCTGCGCCAGCGCCGGCCGGGAGAgcccgacgacgagcctGAAGACGAGCCAAACGTGAGGTTCCGGGTAATACTTTTATAG
- a CDS encoding Protein transport protein SEC13: MVTIGNAHDDLIHDAVLDYYGKRLATCSSDKTIKIFEVDGENHKLVETLKGHDGPVWQVAWAHPKFGVILASCSYDGKALIWKEENGVWSNIAEHGVHQASVNSVSWAPSEYGAVLLCTSSDGKASVVEFMEDGSQKTMVFQAHAIGANAGSWAPPHKDNIKERRFVTGGCDNLVKIWKFDPQVNNYVEEAVLAGHTDWVRDVAWSSSLLSKSYIASASQDRTVLIWTNDTVGGTSPWKKQLLTEEKFPDVCWRASWSLSGNVLAISGGDNKVTLWKENLSGKWESAGEVDQ; the protein is encoded by the exons ATG GTGACAATTGGCAACGCGCATGACGATCTGATTCACGACGCCGTGTTAGACTACTACGGGAAAAGACTGGCGACGTGCTCGTCGGACAAGACGATCAAGATCTTTGAAGTCGACGGCGAGAACCACAAGCTAGTGGAGACGCTGAAGGGCCACGACGGGCCTGTTTGGCAGGTCGCGTGGGCCCATCCGAAATTTGGCGTGATACTCGCCTCTTGTTCGTACGACGGTAAGGCTCTCATCtggaaagaagagaacGGAGTGTGGTCGAACATTGCAGAGCACGGTGTGCACCAAGCCTCGGTGAACAGCGTTTCGTGGGCACCAAGCGAGTACGGTGCAGTGCTTCTGTGCACATCTAGTGACGGCAAGGCCTCTGTGGTGGAGTTCATGGAAGACGGGTCACAAAAGACAATGGTGTTCCAGGCACATGCCATCGGAGCTAACGCGGGTTCGTGGGCGCCACCACACAAGGACAACATCAAGGAAAGACGATTCGTGACCGGCGGATGCGACAACCTGGTCAAAATATGGAAATTCGACCCGCAAGTCAATAATTATGTCGAGGAGGCCGTGCTCGCCGGCCACACAGATTGGGTCAGAGACGTGGCCTGGTCGTCGTCCCTGCTCTCAAAGTCATATATTGCATCTGCGTCACAAGATAGAACTGTTCTGATATGGACCAACGACACGGTTGGCGGCACGTCGCCATGgaagaaacagctcctgACCGAGGAAAAATTCCCTGACGTGTGCTGGAGAGCCAGCTGGTCGCTCAGCGGCAACGTGCTTGCCATCAGTGGTGGAGACAACAAGGTGACGCTATGGAAGGAGAACCTGTCAGGAAAATGGGAATCTGCCGGTGAAGTCGACCAGTAA
- a CDS encoding Dinucleoside triphosphate hydrolase yields MSKIFFYKFPVTSQVFYKSKFTYALVNLKPIVPGHVLVVPLRVVPRLKDLSPEESVDYIMTVQLIHSFIEKVYKADSLNLAMQDGVAAGQSVPHVHTHIIPRYLNDGYGDGIYELLESHEQDLNSFFQIALKKMQVARDEDRKPRSMEVMEKEAHWLREELSEFIKSREALHSDKVL; encoded by the coding sequence ATGTCGAAGATCTTCTTCTATAAATTCCCCGTCACAAGCCAAGTGTTCTACAAATCCAAATTCACCTATGCCTTGGTCAACCTCAAACCCATTGTCCCTGGACATGTGCTGGTCGTTCCTCTGAGAGTGGTTCCACGACTCAAAGATCTCTCGCCTGAAGAAAGCGTGGACTATATCATGACTGTGCAGCTGATCCATAGCTTTATTGAGAAAGTGTACAAGGCCGACTCCCTGAATCTGGCCATGCAAGACGGCGTTGCAGCGGGACAGTCCGTGCCCCATGTGCACACCCACATAATTCCACGGTATTTGAACGATGGTTACGGAGATGGAATTTATGAACTGTTGGAGTCGCACGAACAGGATCTCAATagcttcttccagattGCCCTGAAGAAAATGCAGGTCGCCAGGGACGAGGACCGCAAACCAAGATCTATGGAAGTGATGGAAAAGGAAGCCCATTGGTTGAGGGAGGAGCTAAGTGAGTTCATCAAATCCCGTGAGGCCCTCCATTCCGACAAAGTACTATGA
- a CDS encoding D-amino acid oxidase codes for MAKIIVIGCGVVGMTTALELAQRGHNVQIVARHLPGDVDVEYTSPFAGANWSSFAQDGDYEMKEWDKLGYYRFMDLAENVPGSSVVRRTERILNSKRLPWFKDFVQDFRLLSKEELPDGVEYGHEYTTVAITVPIYLHYLLQKLLSLGVKLHRAHLHHIKDAASYFTDGKVDVTVNCSGLLSSKLGGVMDQDVFPIKGQVIHARNSCPYMLSVKNIPGASKDELLYIFPRKEGGTIIGGCFRVNDWTPDVDEGLFERTVARARQYCPELFEHGDLDVVKVHCGLRPGRKGGPRIEKEVIPGVGRVVHNYGAAGAGYQNSHGMAMKTVMLVESFLREHKL; via the exons ATGGCGAAAATCATAGTTATAGG TTGCGGCGTGGTTGGAATGACCACAGCCTTGGAACTCGCACAAAGAGGCCACAATGTCCAGATTGTGGCTCGTCATCTGCCGGgcgacgtcgacgtcgagtATACCAGTCCTTTTGCAGGCGCCAATTGGTCAAGCTTCGCGCAGGACGGGGACTATGAGATGAAGGAATGGGACAAACTTGGTTATTACCGGTTTATGGACCTGGCCGAGAACGTTCCCGGCTCAAGTGTGGTGAGACGCACGGAGCGGATTCTCAACTCCAAACGGCTGCCGTGGTTCAAAGACTTTGTGCAGGATTTCCGGCTTCTTTCCAAAGAGGAGCTACCGGACGGAGTCGAATACGGCCACGAGTACACCACCGTGGCAATCACGGTGCCAATCTATTTGCACTATCTATTGCAGAAGTTATTAAGTCTGGGTGTTAAGTTGCACAGAGCACATTTACACCACATCAAAGACGCCGCCAGCTATTTCACCGACGGCAAAGTTGATGTGACTGTGAATTGCTCTGGCCTGCTCTCCAGCAAGCTGGGAGGCGTGATGGACCAGGACGTGTTCCCGATTAAGGGCCAGGTGATCCATGCGCGGAATAGCTGTCCGTACATGCTTTCCGTCAAGAACATTCCTGGTGCCAGCAAGGACGAATTATTGTACATTTTCCCAAGGAAAGAAGGCGGCACGATCATTGGCGGTTGTTTCCGCGTGAACGACTGGACGCCGGACGTGGATGAAGGTCTATTTGAGCGGACTGTGGCCCGTGCACGCCAGTACTGTCCggaactttttgagcacGGCGACTTGGACGTCGTCAAGGTGCACTGTGGCCTGAGACCGGGCAGAAAAGGCGGGCCGCGAATTGAGAAGGAGGTTATTCCTGGCGTTGGCCGCGTGGTGCACAACTACGGCGCCGCAGGTGCTGGATACCAGAATTCGCACGGAATGGCCATGAAGACGGTTATGCTAGTGGAGTCGTTTTTGCGCGAGCACAAGCTCTAA
- a CDS encoding Member of the ChAPs family (Chs5p-Arf1p-binding proteins: Bch1p, Bch2p, Bud7p, Chs6p), that forms th: protein MTFVTQGSIPEVVEKTIGESLDERTSILENISDLGPPDMVHLKKHNSSSGSKHPYLGTFLYYTGADVSNSATIAALLNSLSNIIGEEPQIWFGKEKHWKVTEATYCTYNVFSKVDVRVTCKFPGQVESYMIDGLGNKVNETDRLWTETFVSAVVRALISADADVDDFTSVVEIRKINPFLNKECASLFVKGFEELYNEGPKLGCSEDLQVPTRCNNYLVDAFVKCIQLTGMWEEGIAILNRITQEDHTASYLIAKLYLLNNQEIKAVKVMYDTIKLNPLDGEMLTLQAQYCLNKKKLDLALPIAIKAVNSTPSYFKPWSVLVEAYIQKGDYEKALLTLNSCPMVTHKDKFVLKRVNNPQPEDLHLPLPMDVTLPNVTSLSSLDIAAEHEKVDHNLLNLAAANLKSTFAKAYKLLTDIVLETGWESLLKYRTKVFVMEDEFKKENAQPSLDSSSGSSEAANGSAGSQFKKKRLCERWLDNLFMLLYEDLRTYTMYRAQVMHFEAQQLDLEKTTLEWELLGLVSERLGHQREAAQCYEKGLGLRFAVRSSKKLLDYYTEQKKRTASLEALNKLNDQILDLVVNLTVWFHRWYCSFSPKMILALSGLINEVGRTKVENEIKVKYKNNRGVYDLVRDNILYLEEYGLIEND from the exons ATGACTTTTGTTACGCAGGGCTCAATCCCAGA GGTCGTCGAAAAGACCATTGGCGAGAGCCTGGACGAGAGAACGTCCATTCTCGAGAATATCAGCGATCTGGGTCCCCCAGATATGGTGCATCTGAAGAAACACAACAGCTCTTCCGGTTCAAAACATCCATATTTGGGCACGTTTCTGTACTACACGGGGGCCGACGTGTCGaattctgccaccattgCGGCTCTTTTGAACTCGCTGAGCAACATCATTGGCGAAGAGCCCCAAATCTGGTTCGGGAAAGAAAAACACTGGAAAGTGACCGAGGCAACCTACTGTACCTACAACGTGTTCAGCAAAGTTGATGTCCGGGTCACTTGCAAGTTCCCGGGCCAAGTGGAATCGTACATGATTGACGGGCTGGGGAACAAAGTGAACGAAACCGATCGACTGTGGACTGAGACATTTGTCAGTGCGGTTGTGCGTGCTTTGATTAGTGCCGACGCCGACGTGGACGATTTCACGTCTGTGGTGGAGATTCGCAAGATCAATCCATTTCTCAATAAGGAGTGCGCGTCTTTGTTTGTGAAGGGGTTCGAGGAACTGTATAACGAGGGCCCTAAACTCGGGTGTTCTGAAGATCTCCAGGTGCCAACCAGATGCAACAATTATTTGGTGGACGCTTTTGTCAAGTGTATTCAGTTGACAGGTATGTGGGAGGAAGGAATTGCAATTCTCAACAGAATCACACAGGAAGACCACACGGCTTCGTATTTGATTGCCAAACTGTacctgctcaacaaccaAGAAATAAAAGCCGTCAAGGTGATGTACGATACTATCAAGCTTAACCCGCTGGATGGCGAGATGCTCACTCTGCAGGCCCAATACTGcctgaacaagaaaaagctggatCTGGCTCTTCCAATTGCCATTAAGGCGGTCAACAGCACTCCATCGTACTTCAAGCCGTGGTCTGTCCTGGTGGAGGCATACATTCAAAAAGGAGACTATGAAAAGGCGCTTCTCACACTGAACTCGTGCCCCATGGTTACTCATAAAGACAAATTTGTGCTGAAAAGAGTCAACAATCCGCAGCCTGAGGATCTGcatcttcctcttccaaTGGATGTCACGCTTCCCAATGTGACCAGTCTGAGCTCGCTGGACATTGCTGCAGAGCACGAGAAGGTCGACCACAATCTGCTGAATCTGGCTGCGGCCAATTTGAAGTCGACTTTCGCCAAAGCGTACAAGCTGCTGACAGACATAGTTTTGGAGACCGGCTGGGAGTCACTTCTGAAATACCGTACCAAAGTGTTTGTGATGGaggacgagttcaagaaggaaaaTGCACAGCCAAGCCTGGACAGCAGCTCTGGCTCGTCAGAAGCCGCGAACGGGTCTGCTGGGTCCCAGTTCAAAAAGAAGCGTCTTTGCGAAAGATGGCTCGACAATCTATTCATGCTTCTGTACGAGGACTTGAGGACTTACACGATGTATCGTGCGCAGGTGATGCATTTTGAAgcccagcagctggatctcgAGAAAACGACGTTGGAATGGGAGCTTCTGGGACTTGTCTCGGAGCGGCTGGGCCACCAGAGAGAGGCTGCCCAATGCTACGAGAAGGGCCTTGGCCTGCGGTTTGCTGTGCgcagctccaaaaaattACTAGACTATTACACCgaacagaagaagaggacGGCAAGCTTGGAGGCactcaacaagctgaatgATCAGATTCTGGATCTGGTGGTCAATCTGACCGTGTGGTTCCACAGATGGTACTGCTCGTTCTCGCCGAAGATGATTCTTGCCCTGTCGGGTCTGATCAACGAAGTTGGGCGCACTAAGGtggagaacgagatcaaggTCAAATACAAGAACAACCGTGGCGTCTACGATCTTGTCCGCGACAATATTCTGTATTTGGAGGAGTACGGGCTGATTGAGAACGATTGA
- a CDS encoding transcription initiation factor TFIID subunit 9, whose translation MNSGAGNEEVPRDVRLLHLIFATQGIQSYQDHVPLQLMDFAYRYTCGILQDAVLYNDHAYASANGGASAGMSNAPLSNEDIRLAIAARTNYQFKPVPPKKLLLKLAAERNEKPLPPVMPAWGVRLPPEKYCLTAKDWELDEEEDEGPEGESKRQRTQ comes from the coding sequence ATGAACAGCGGAGCAGGGAACGAGGAGGTTCCTCGCGATGTGCGTCTGTTGCACCTGATTTTTGCCACTCAGGGAATTCAGTCGTACCAGGACCATGTGCCTCTCCAGTTGATGGATTTCGCGTACAGATACACCTGTGGAATTCTACAAGATGCGGTGTTGTACAACGACCATGCGTACGCGAGCGCCAATGGAGGTGCCTCTGCCGGGATGTCGAATGCGCCGCTCTCAAATGAGGATATCAGATTGGCTATTGCTGCTCGCACAAACTACCAATTCAAGCCTGTTCCTCCGAAGAAGCTTTTGTTGAAACTGGCTGCCGAAAGAAACGAGAAGCCCTTGCCGCCAGTTATGCCTGCGTGGGGTGTGCGCTTACCTCCGGAGAAGTACTGTCTGACGGCCAAGGACTGGGagttggacgaggaggaggatgaggGGCCCGAAGGAGAGTCCAAGCGACAGAGGACGCAATGA
- a CDS encoding sugar transporter, producing MYLGLKGRNLQWGVTIASGAGFLLFGFDQGVMSGLLTGAAFTHQFPAIDTTATGHGSSSLQGTVVAIYEIGCFFGALFSFAFGERLGRRWSIMIGCLTLSVGAAIQTSAYGVAQLIVGRIVAGLGNGMNTATIPVWHSEICKAHNRGRELSIELAINIFGVMTSYWVDYGMSYVDSEAQFRFPISLQIVFALFTLAGVMFLPESPRWLIAHDRHAEAKQVIHLTMHNAEQITDDDPSVVHEIELINEALAEERQSANVGFAAVFTNGPQRFFWRTFLGMFSQFMQQLSGINLITYYATSIFEESVGMDHNLALLMSGFNGIAYFFSSLLPIWLLDRIGRRKLMLFAVIGQGSCMAILAGTVSNGNTASGIVATIMLFMFNFFFAVGLLAIPWLLPAEYAPLAIRTKAAALGSASNWIFTFLVVEITPSSVSNIGYKTYIYFCVFNFCFVPMIYFFYPETKNLPLEKIDRMFVGEKVHLFWNDALEDDFALVADKAAEKAEVEMVESGV from the coding sequence ATGTATCTTGGATTGAAAGGCCGCAACTTGCAATGGGGAGTCACCATTGCCTCTGGTGCAGGattcctgctctttggaTTTGATCAGGGCGTGATGTCGGGCCTGCTGACGGGTGCCGCGTTCACGCACCAGTTCCCGGCGATTGACACGACGGCCACAGGCCACGGCAGCTCATCGCTGCAGGGCACCGTGGTGGCCATCTACGAGATTGGCTGTTTCTTTGGCGCACTGTTTAGCTTCGCGTTTGGAGAGCGGCTTGGAAGACGCTGGAGTATCATGATCGGGTGCCTGACCCTGTCTGTGGGAGCCGCAATCCAAACCTCTGCGTACGGCGTTGCACAATTGATTGTGGGACGGATTGTCGCCGGGCTGGGAAACGGCATGAACACGGCCACGATTCCTGTCTGGCACTCGGAAATCTGTAAAGCCCACAACAGAGGCCGCGAGCTGTCGATCGAGCTGGCGATCAACATTTTTGGAGTTATGACGTCATACTGGGTTGACTACGGCATGAGTTATGTCGACAGCGAGGCCCAGTTCCGGTTCCCGATCTCGTTGCAGATTGTGTTTGCGCTCTTCACGCTCGCAGGAGTGATGTTCTTGCCGGAGTCGCCACGGTGGCTGATTGCCCACGACCGCCATGCAGAGGCCAAACAGGTGATCCATCTGACGATGCATAACGCTGAGCAGATAACCGACGACGACCCAAGTGTGGTGCACGAaatcgagctgatcaacgaggCACTTGCCGAAGAACGCCAGTCTGCGAATGTCGGCTTCGCCGCCGTCTTCACCAACGGACCGCAGCGCTTTTTCTGGCGTACCTTTTTGGGCATGTTTTCGCAATTCATGCAGCAGCTGTCGGGAATCAACCTGATTACGTACTACGCCACGAGCATCTTTGAGGAGTCCGTTGGTATGGACCACAACTTGGCGCTGCTGATGTCAGGGTTCAACGGAATTGCGTACTTTttctcgtcgctgctccCGATTTGGTTGCTCGATAGAATCGGCCGCCGCAAGCTGATGCTTTTTGCCGTGATCGGACAGGGCTCGTGTATGGCGATTCTGGCCGGCACGGTCTCGAACGGCAACACGGCGTCCGGAATAGTCGCCACGATTATGCTGTTTATGTTcaacttctttttcgccGTTGGTCTGCTTGCTATTCCTTGGCTGCTCCCAGCAGAGTACGCGCCTTTGGCGATCCGTACGAAGGCTGCGGCGCTGGGCTCTGCCAGCAACTGGATTTTCACGTTTTTGGTCGTTGAGATCACGCCGTCGAGCGTCTCCAACATCGGTTACAAGACGTACATCTACTTCTGCGTGTTCAATTTCTGCTTTGTGCCGATGATTTATTTCTTCTACCCAGAAACGAAAAACCTCCCgctcgagaaaatcgaCCGCATGTTTGTGGGGGAGAAGGTCCACTTGTTCTGGAACGACGCGCTCGAAGACGACTTTGCGCTTGTTGCCGACAAGGCCGCCGAGAAAGCGGAGGtcgagatggtggagtcAGGTGTGTAA